A part of Armatimonadota bacterium genomic DNA contains:
- a CDS encoding winged helix-turn-helix domain-containing protein, translating into MRGHDPSSGFGSSGDFVLPWRIEMLGGLRARHSDIVVQKFQTQKTGALLAYLALEIGKTVPRDKLASLIWSDGDTVALRNRLNQAVSSLRRQLEAPGSGVGRVFISDHQVLGLDPNSVSSDVVEFETQIEKAQSMPKGADKLKALETAASLYRGELLEGIQEPWVLPKRTHYAADIRQVLHELIRENADMGRFAQAADFANRLVELEPGDEQAHLDLITMLANAGRHQAALRHFSIMEVALRERGSAPSKASLVLRSKITSIPSPAAYVPSTVKVEPLEPLPPKRPTATKRRIPVSFNRMIDREEEMSAVYRLLTEDDTRVVTVVGIGGSGKSRLAIELANQLLPSFEDSVYFVPCSPLGQAPTAIEQIGAVVAPGTPSDRRTFVSIREDLETVGRALLVLDSAEHLQESDLDELAVLISELPDLRVLVTSRRALHLPGETQFALGPLAVPSNVLDPADEVAKNPSVMLFVQRAQAVKPDFHVTERTGEAIARLCVRLEGLPLSLELAASWIRSLTPAQMLERLSQRLDFLESRRRDISQRHRTIRAVLDSTIGLLTPELRAAFFRMCVFSDGFDHDAVSQICPDCDADDLLDSLQEAGIVQRTTNHGDRARFTILETLIDYAREQASPDQQEEVGWLHADYFLEVAEGTAVSKRQNRDRWFTAVHADYMNLLSAMNWFFVHDEPEKVARIAIAMVEFWEASSRIMEGVHALESILDALGSDSPYRGRCATGLARLTNYFGNRSIYQAMSEQALEKARSAGDGLAVCEALLVVQQAAHTERDFDLSDRLALEGLETALALKDYSIASRWHLRLGNTAMERKQFDRARAEYEESLRLSRLAHDSFRVAATLVNIGMYGVETGQPELARLALSESLSLAKSVGAGLMFGTIVSNLVRVDLMVHRPVEALAWVAEAMRFKIELRVVKSELYLEVAEAAIQLGDPDLAAQLFGKSEEVQSTGMRSHIEESYFEFVKSGIVTALGTERFSQQALFGRQLSDEAADQLVNRLIEAHLPSVQVAATPS; encoded by the coding sequence ATGAGAGGGCACGATCCATCGTCCGGCTTCGGATCCTCCGGCGATTTCGTATTGCCGTGGCGGATCGAGATGTTGGGCGGCCTTCGGGCCCGCCACAGCGACATCGTCGTCCAGAAGTTCCAGACCCAGAAGACGGGGGCGCTGCTCGCCTACCTGGCGCTCGAAATCGGCAAGACCGTCCCTCGGGACAAGCTGGCGTCGCTGATCTGGTCGGACGGCGATACCGTGGCCCTCCGGAACAGGCTGAACCAAGCCGTGTCGTCGTTGAGGCGGCAGTTGGAAGCGCCGGGCTCGGGCGTGGGGCGGGTCTTCATCAGCGACCATCAAGTCCTCGGACTCGATCCGAACTCCGTCTCGTCGGACGTCGTCGAGTTCGAAACCCAGATCGAAAAGGCCCAATCGATGCCGAAGGGGGCCGACAAGCTCAAAGCGCTCGAGACAGCGGCGTCCCTTTACCGGGGCGAACTGCTCGAAGGGATCCAAGAGCCATGGGTCTTGCCCAAGCGCACCCATTATGCCGCCGATATCCGTCAGGTCCTCCATGAACTGATCCGCGAAAACGCGGACATGGGCCGCTTTGCGCAGGCAGCGGACTTTGCGAACAGGCTTGTGGAACTGGAACCTGGAGACGAGCAGGCCCATCTCGACCTCATCACGATGCTCGCCAACGCCGGTCGGCACCAGGCGGCCTTGCGCCACTTCTCGATCATGGAAGTCGCTCTGCGCGAACGGGGCTCCGCGCCGTCCAAAGCGTCGCTCGTCCTGAGGTCGAAGATCACGTCGATCCCCAGCCCTGCCGCCTATGTCCCGTCGACGGTCAAGGTCGAACCGCTCGAGCCGTTGCCGCCCAAACGCCCGACCGCGACCAAGCGCCGGATTCCGGTGTCTTTCAACCGGATGATCGACCGTGAGGAGGAAATGTCGGCCGTTTACCGGCTTTTGACCGAAGACGACACCCGCGTGGTGACCGTCGTCGGAATCGGCGGCAGCGGCAAGTCCAGGCTCGCGATCGAACTCGCGAACCAACTTCTGCCCTCTTTCGAAGACAGCGTCTATTTCGTCCCGTGCTCGCCGCTCGGGCAAGCCCCCACGGCCATCGAGCAGATCGGAGCCGTCGTGGCACCCGGCACACCGTCCGACCGTCGGACGTTCGTTTCGATCCGTGAGGACTTGGAGACGGTCGGCCGAGCCTTGCTCGTCTTAGACTCCGCCGAGCACCTCCAGGAAAGCGACTTGGACGAGCTCGCTGTCTTGATTTCCGAACTGCCTGACCTTCGCGTCCTCGTGACGTCGAGGCGCGCGCTCCACCTTCCCGGTGAGACACAGTTCGCACTAGGCCCGCTGGCCGTCCCCTCGAACGTTCTCGATCCGGCCGACGAAGTCGCTAAGAACCCGTCCGTCATGCTGTTCGTCCAACGGGCGCAAGCCGTCAAACCCGACTTCCACGTGACGGAAAGGACCGGTGAGGCGATCGCGCGACTGTGCGTCCGGCTCGAGGGTCTGCCCTTGTCTCTCGAACTCGCCGCGTCTTGGATCCGTTCGCTGACTCCGGCCCAGATGCTGGAAAGACTGTCGCAAAGGCTCGACTTCCTCGAGTCGCGTCGACGGGACATCAGTCAGCGACATCGGACGATCCGGGCCGTCCTCGACAGCACGATCGGCCTCTTGACCCCCGAGCTCAGGGCGGCGTTCTTCCGAATGTGCGTCTTTTCCGACGGCTTCGACCATGACGCCGTGTCCCAAATCTGCCCGGACTGTGACGCCGACGACCTTCTCGATAGCCTTCAAGAAGCAGGGATCGTCCAACGGACTACGAACCATGGGGACCGGGCCCGGTTCACGATCCTCGAAACGCTGATCGACTATGCCCGCGAACAAGCCTCGCCCGACCAGCAAGAAGAAGTCGGATGGCTGCACGCCGACTACTTCCTGGAGGTCGCAGAAGGTACGGCGGTGTCGAAGAGGCAGAACCGTGACCGGTGGTTCACAGCCGTCCACGCCGACTATATGAACCTGCTGTCGGCCATGAACTGGTTCTTCGTGCACGACGAACCGGAAAAGGTCGCCCGTATCGCGATCGCGATGGTCGAGTTCTGGGAAGCGTCCAGCCGTATCATGGAGGGCGTCCATGCCCTCGAATCCATCTTGGACGCGCTGGGCTCGGACAGCCCTTACCGAGGCAGGTGCGCGACCGGCCTCGCCCGGCTCACGAATTACTTCGGCAACCGTTCGATCTACCAGGCGATGTCCGAGCAGGCCCTGGAAAAGGCACGATCTGCAGGCGACGGACTGGCCGTCTGCGAGGCCCTTCTCGTCGTCCAACAGGCTGCGCACACCGAACGCGATTTCGACCTTTCCGACCGCTTAGCGCTCGAAGGGCTGGAAACCGCGCTCGCCCTCAAGGATTATTCGATCGCGTCGCGCTGGCACTTGAGGCTCGGCAATACGGCGATGGAGCGCAAGCAGTTCGACCGTGCCCGGGCGGAGTACGAAGAAAGCTTGCGGCTGTCGCGGCTCGCCCACGACTCCTTCCGCGTCGCCGCGACCCTCGTCAACATCGGTATGTACGGGGTCGAAACCGGTCAGCCCGAACTGGCCAGGCTCGCGCTCTCGGAGAGCCTCAGCCTCGCCAAATCGGTCGGAGCCGGCCTCATGTTCGGTACGATCGTTTCGAACCTTGTCCGCGTCGACCTCATGGTCCATCGTCCGGTCGAAGCCCTTGCTTGGGTCGCCGAGGCGATGCGGTTCAAGATCGAACTCCGAGTCGTGAAGAGCGAGCTGTACCTCGAAGTCGCCGAAGCGGCGATCCAACTGGGTGATCCGGATCTAGCGGCCCAGTTGTTCGGAAAGTCGGAAGAAGTCCAGTCGACAGGAATGAGGAGCCACATCGAAGAGAGTTACTTCGAGTTCGTCAAATCTGGCATCGTGACGGCCCTTGGGACCGAACGTTTTTCGCAGCAGGCCCTTTTCGGCCGACAGCTCTCCGACGAGGCGGCCGACCAATTGGTCAACCGTCTCATCGAGGCCCACCTGCCCTCTGTGCAAGTCGCGGCTACGCCATCATAA
- a CDS encoding PEP-CTERM sorting domain-containing protein, which produces MKKVLLIAFAAASAASFATSINFDDGAVSEGSTLSNQYAGLGVTFLSGANGHSVPNWAGTSQGFASATDMTITSTDVGGGLGSPMAGNLLHSFGGWLGEDGDPVFTMVFSGDVTSFSLYAGGIFDSGATALYAFNAGGTMIGSVAAAGTNVQQLNLGALANAREIVMTIGDFGDWVGADNIEFQMVPEPFTMATLGLGLAAMLRRRNKKA; this is translated from the coding sequence ATGAAGAAAGTGCTTCTTATCGCGTTCGCTGCGGCTTCTGCGGCGTCGTTCGCCACTTCGATCAACTTCGACGACGGCGCGGTCAGTGAAGGCTCGACCCTCTCGAACCAGTACGCCGGCCTCGGCGTGACGTTCCTTTCGGGCGCCAACGGCCATTCGGTCCCGAACTGGGCCGGCACGAGCCAGGGCTTCGCCTCGGCCACCGACATGACGATCACGTCGACCGACGTCGGAGGCGGCCTCGGTTCGCCGATGGCGGGCAACCTGCTCCACTCGTTCGGTGGTTGGCTCGGCGAAGACGGCGATCCGGTCTTCACGATGGTCTTCTCCGGCGACGTCACCAGCTTCAGCCTCTATGCGGGCGGCATCTTTGACTCCGGTGCGACCGCTCTCTACGCGTTCAACGCGGGCGGAACGATGATCGGTTCGGTCGCCGCTGCCGGCACGAACGTGCAGCAGCTCAACCTCGGCGCCCTCGCCAACGCTCGCGAGATCGTCATGACGATCGGCGACTTCGGCGACTGGGTCGGCGCGGACAACATCGAGTTCCAGATGGTTCCGGAGCCGTTCACCATGGCGACCCTGGGCCTCGGCCTCGCCGCCATGCTCCGCCGCCGCAATAAGAAGGCGTAA
- a CDS encoding WD40 repeat domain-containing protein — MNAGRFFGIIGMVVLQSSPFATAQELRSLWRRPADTVAQGLSQSADGSTLVVSTPFTYDVWDRDGQRLRRSIRLDLAQTLNQVAVTPDGSTFYGTTTNSWDVVGIDTRTGETVETLPRTGYLPVSTKSSPDGRHILIRTQQSVAVYRRGVKRLLWERYNAGRDAVVTSDGHTVITSNGPRLSFRDIETGNVTSFRSGAVGGEIQLSSNDRFLLNRESPTADVLDLTTGRTYKFELFKAGRSTFSWDGSTVLITERNGSRSVEWDFSAGTLVWEGTYETAVNLSGMAPAPDGSSFYLSSENWGGTVHVHGRPGGGHLRSLYAPEVSAIAVNDLDEFTYVANFENAVYSASMSTGQDTFQEHVNAGSSWTVSPRQRYIVWNDAFMTRVWDCSLKRSVSAFTTGVWSRCAIDDTKGTMTVATVLGASSRLRKFDLFTGAVLSQRPHSTANVYPTADPSVLCVARATRLGFIREGDLSDVYDIPFYAPGDWNISFSSGNILGATDAPFGRLVLFDASDGKPLGYVTDHLFLSENDRYARLAGIAPDGTIVAQGPSNALIRIDLEVPKVINVWILPEPKYVRGVWFDPAMSRLIVSSDGLECFELTSLNAGRPLMFTANQRTDTDR, encoded by the coding sequence ATGAACGCTGGGAGATTCTTCGGCATCATCGGGATGGTCGTCCTCCAGTCATCGCCTTTTGCGACCGCACAAGAGCTGCGTAGCCTCTGGCGACGACCTGCCGATACGGTCGCCCAGGGCCTGTCACAGTCGGCGGACGGTTCGACCCTTGTCGTTTCGACACCGTTCACTTACGACGTCTGGGATCGCGACGGACAAAGGCTTCGAAGGTCGATCCGTTTAGACCTTGCGCAAACTTTGAACCAGGTCGCTGTTACCCCTGACGGTTCGACGTTCTATGGCACGACCACCAATTCCTGGGACGTCGTCGGCATCGACACAAGGACGGGCGAGACCGTCGAAACACTTCCCCGCACGGGCTACTTGCCCGTCAGCACCAAGTCTTCACCGGACGGTCGCCACATTCTGATCAGGACACAACAATCGGTCGCCGTCTATCGACGCGGTGTCAAACGCCTGCTGTGGGAGCGCTACAACGCCGGGAGAGACGCCGTCGTCACGAGCGACGGCCACACCGTGATCACCTCGAACGGTCCAAGGCTTAGTTTCCGTGACATCGAGACCGGAAACGTCACGTCCTTTCGCAGCGGTGCGGTCGGTGGTGAGATCCAACTCTCGTCGAACGACCGATTTCTTCTGAACAGGGAATCTCCCACGGCCGACGTCCTCGACCTGACGACCGGTAGGACGTACAAGTTTGAGCTTTTTAAGGCTGGCCGATCGACCTTCTCCTGGGACGGCTCCACCGTGCTCATAACAGAGCGCAACGGATCGCGGTCGGTCGAGTGGGATTTCTCGGCAGGCACTTTGGTCTGGGAAGGTACTTACGAGACGGCCGTGAACCTCTCTGGGATGGCACCGGCTCCGGACGGGTCATCGTTTTACTTGAGTTCCGAAAACTGGGGCGGAACCGTCCACGTTCATGGCCGCCCTGGAGGAGGGCACCTTCGTTCCCTTTACGCTCCTGAAGTCTCGGCGATCGCCGTGAACGACTTGGACGAGTTCACTTACGTTGCGAACTTTGAAAACGCGGTGTACTCCGCGTCGATGTCGACGGGCCAGGACACGTTTCAAGAACACGTGAACGCAGGTTCCTCATGGACGGTGTCGCCACGGCAACGGTACATCGTTTGGAACGACGCGTTCATGACCCGGGTTTGGGACTGTTCTTTGAAAAGGAGCGTGTCGGCTTTCACAACCGGTGTTTGGAGCAGGTGTGCGATCGACGATACGAAAGGAACCATGACTGTCGCTACAGTCTTGGGCGCCTCGAGCCGGTTGCGGAAGTTTGATCTCTTCACGGGAGCGGTCTTGTCCCAACGGCCGCATTCGACTGCGAACGTTTATCCGACAGCCGATCCCTCTGTGCTCTGCGTGGCACGGGCGACGCGTCTTGGCTTCATCAGGGAAGGCGATCTATCGGACGTCTACGATATTCCCTTCTATGCGCCCGGAGACTGGAACATTTCCTTTTCAAGCGGCAATATTTTAGGCGCCACGGACGCGCCGTTCGGTCGGTTGGTCCTTTTCGACGCATCCGATGGTAAGCCCCTCGGTTACGTCACCGACCACTTGTTCTTATCAGAGAACGATCGCTATGCGAGGCTCGCAGGAATCGCTCCGGACGGCACGATCGTCGCCCAGGGTCCGTCGAATGCGTTGATCCGTATCGATCTCGAAGTTCCCAAAGTTATCAACGTCTGGATATTGCCGGAGCCCAAGTACGTCAGGGGTGTCTGGTTCGATCCTGCAATGTCGAGATTGATCGTCAGTTCGGACGGCCTCGAGTGCTTCGAGCTCACGTCGCTGAACGCGGGTCGTCCACTAATGTTCACCGCGAATCAAAGGACAGACACCGATCGCTGA
- a CDS encoding prolyl oligopeptidase family serine peptidase codes for MTRSDRQVPKTVSTEYCTPVEIDYLLHLPAGYGLDGSDRWPLLLFLHGAGESGRDLERVKAHGPPREIEKGRDLPFIVVSPQCRRVEDWWPVTPLKALLDVVEHDYRVDRERIYVTGLSMGGYGTWALACDQPDRFAAIAPVCGGGVPRLAPRLKRTPVWAFHGAKDTVVPLSETQRMVDALAAAGGDVRSTVYPDAGHDAWSVPYAGGELYAWLSSHRRSA; via the coding sequence ATGACTCGTAGCGACCGTCAGGTCCCGAAGACTGTCTCGACCGAATATTGCACGCCCGTCGAGATCGACTACCTGTTGCACCTTCCCGCGGGTTACGGACTGGACGGGAGCGACCGCTGGCCCTTGCTCCTCTTCCTCCATGGTGCGGGCGAGTCCGGTCGTGACCTCGAAAGGGTCAAAGCCCATGGACCGCCCAGGGAGATCGAGAAGGGCCGAGACCTGCCGTTCATCGTCGTGTCCCCGCAGTGCCGAAGGGTTGAAGACTGGTGGCCGGTCACTCCACTCAAGGCCCTGCTCGACGTCGTGGAGCACGACTATCGTGTCGATCGCGAGAGGATCTACGTTACGGGACTGAGCATGGGCGGTTATGGGACGTGGGCGCTGGCGTGCGACCAACCTGACCGCTTCGCTGCGATTGCACCGGTCTGTGGAGGTGGCGTCCCTCGGCTCGCCCCGAGGTTGAAGCGGACTCCGGTCTGGGCGTTCCACGGAGCGAAGGACACGGTCGTGCCCTTGTCAGAGACCCAACGGATGGTGGATGCGCTCGCCGCGGCGGGCGGGGACGTCCGATCGACCGTTTATCCCGACGCCGGGCACGACGCTTGGTCGGTGCCCTATGCGGGTGGCGAACTCTACGCCTGGCTGTCGAGCCACCGCCGGAGCGCGTAA
- a CDS encoding alpha-galactosidase, with product MPRRDMFGSWILAASAMTLAATRSEPDWMLDIHPAPAVVTFDRSSGRLELSNGIVRRVVSTVHNGTTLSLKNMTTGEEFLRSLRPEATFVVDGRPVSVGGVVGLRDHAYLSPDWLPDLKPDPMSLQFVGWSEASVQKRFDWKPRSVRRREAGVTGSFPTTDADWPPRGRSLTLDFEGTGKFKGWQAKVVYELYDGLPVFMKRVSVTNGTRQTARIDSFKAEVLAVVEAESTVDFQPTWRVPNMTVTTDYTFAGMSMGASNRAVNWLPDPEYKTQVNYDLKTPCLLEVSSPVGPGTDIVPGGSFSTFRVFELLHDSTDRERKGLQVRRMHRLLAPWCLENPIMLHLTSSDPQVVRTAIDQASECGFEMVVISFWSGLDMEDLSPTNIKKWKELVDDAHRKGLELGGYSLLASRSVGPETDVIDKTTGKPGGAVFGSSPCLGSAWGQSYFQKLRTFIEQTGFDLLEHDGSYPGDVCASTAHPGHRGYEDSQWTQFATVSEFYHWCRARGVFLNVPDNYFLQGSNKTGMGYRESNWSLPREQQHVHARQNLFDGTWEKTPSMGWMMVPLVEYQGGGPAATIEPLHEHLADYERHFAANFGFGAQACYRGPRLYDTPEVKTAVVKWVSWFKEHRQILEADVVHLRRPDGRGTDYVLHVDPRGPIKAMLLSWNPTSEDVEEELTVPLRYSGLRGSATVAFEGSKPSKIAVGPEGACRIRWNVPARGMRWATFK from the coding sequence ATGCCGAGACGAGACATGTTCGGATCTTGGATCCTCGCCGCTTCAGCCATGACCCTAGCCGCTACCCGCTCAGAACCGGACTGGATGCTGGACATCCACCCCGCACCGGCCGTCGTCACGTTCGACCGGAGTTCAGGCAGGCTCGAGCTCTCGAACGGGATCGTCCGGAGAGTCGTTTCGACGGTCCACAACGGGACGACCTTAAGCCTGAAGAACATGACGACGGGAGAAGAGTTCTTGAGGTCGCTCCGACCGGAGGCGACGTTCGTCGTGGACGGTCGTCCCGTGTCGGTCGGTGGGGTCGTCGGGCTACGCGACCATGCCTATTTGTCCCCGGACTGGCTCCCCGACTTAAAGCCCGACCCCATGTCCCTGCAATTCGTCGGATGGAGCGAGGCGTCCGTCCAAAAGCGTTTCGACTGGAAGCCGAGATCCGTCCGAAGACGCGAGGCGGGCGTCACCGGGTCGTTTCCGACCACGGACGCCGATTGGCCCCCTCGGGGACGGTCGCTGACCCTCGACTTTGAAGGTACCGGTAAGTTCAAGGGCTGGCAAGCGAAAGTCGTTTACGAACTGTACGACGGGCTTCCGGTGTTCATGAAGCGTGTTTCTGTGACCAACGGAACCCGGCAGACGGCGCGCATCGACTCGTTCAAAGCCGAAGTACTGGCCGTGGTCGAAGCCGAGTCGACCGTCGACTTCCAACCGACGTGGCGCGTCCCGAACATGACCGTCACGACGGACTACACCTTCGCCGGGATGTCGATGGGGGCTTCGAACCGGGCCGTCAATTGGCTTCCGGACCCCGAATACAAGACCCAGGTCAACTACGATCTGAAGACGCCGTGCCTCTTAGAGGTCTCGAGTCCGGTCGGGCCAGGAACAGACATCGTTCCAGGAGGGTCGTTTTCGACTTTCCGGGTGTTCGAACTGCTTCACGACTCGACCGACCGCGAACGCAAGGGCCTTCAGGTCCGCCGGATGCACCGGCTGTTGGCGCCTTGGTGCCTCGAGAACCCGATCATGCTCCACCTGACGTCAAGTGATCCCCAGGTCGTCCGAACCGCGATCGACCAGGCGTCCGAGTGCGGTTTCGAAATGGTCGTGATTTCGTTCTGGTCTGGGCTCGATATGGAGGACCTTTCGCCGACGAACATTAAAAAATGGAAGGAACTGGTCGACGATGCGCACCGGAAGGGCCTCGAGCTCGGGGGGTACTCGCTTTTGGCCAGTCGGAGCGTCGGACCAGAGACGGACGTGATCGATAAGACGACAGGCAAGCCGGGAGGTGCCGTTTTCGGCAGCTCGCCGTGCCTTGGATCGGCTTGGGGGCAGTCGTATTTCCAAAAGCTGAGAACGTTCATCGAACAGACCGGGTTCGACCTTCTGGAGCACGACGGAAGCTATCCTGGCGACGTCTGCGCGAGTACCGCCCATCCCGGGCACCGAGGCTATGAAGACTCCCAGTGGACGCAGTTCGCCACCGTTTCGGAGTTCTATCACTGGTGCCGGGCCCGCGGCGTGTTCCTCAACGTTCCGGACAACTATTTCCTGCAAGGGTCTAACAAAACGGGCATGGGGTACCGCGAAAGCAACTGGTCGCTGCCGCGTGAACAACAACACGTCCACGCCCGCCAGAACTTGTTCGACGGAACATGGGAAAAGACGCCGAGCATGGGGTGGATGATGGTGCCGCTCGTGGAGTATCAGGGCGGTGGCCCGGCTGCGACCATCGAACCCTTGCACGAGCACCTCGCCGATTACGAGCGGCACTTTGCGGCCAATTTCGGATTCGGCGCCCAAGCCTGCTATCGGGGCCCGAGGCTCTACGACACGCCGGAAGTGAAGACTGCGGTCGTGAAGTGGGTCTCATGGTTCAAGGAACACCGGCAGATCCTCGAAGCGGACGTCGTCCATCTCCGGCGCCCGGACGGTCGAGGGACGGACTACGTCCTGCACGTCGATCCGCGAGGCCCGATCAAGGCGATGCTCCTGAGTTGGAACCCGACGTCCGAAGACGTCGAGGAGGAGCTGACGGTCCCGCTCCGCTACTCGGGCCTTCGAGGTTCCGCGACCGTGGCGTTCGAGGGGTCGAAGCCCTCAAAAATCGCGGTCGGTCCGGAAGGGGCGTGCAGGATCCGATGGAACGTTCCGGCGCGGGGTATGCGCTGGGCGACGTTCAAGTGA
- a CDS encoding extracellular solute-binding protein, translating to MRFLPLLTLSFAVVLSGCAPSGQGGDPGASSTKPGATGSGELKGDLEVVAFKGGYDVDFYSQAGKEFQDKHPGLNVKVDGDPHIWEKIRPRMVSGDTPDIMFPGWDMDQWGLVQDGQLMELDAALDSPAFDGKTKWRDTFDPNVLKLCQKDGKTYMLPLYVMVLGWWYDPGVFAKNGWAPPKTYGELLALCEKVKAKGMAPITYQGQYPYYMIEGMLLPWAASVGGVDAVKAAQNLEPGAWKSPSMLQAAKMIAELRDKGYFLEGSTGMSHTEAQTQFLNGKAAMIPCGSWLEAEMKKVTPPGVTMRFFNAPVVEGGQGDPTAVLIGIEPWMIPAKAKNPDAAVAYYKYMTSLEKAKQFVEQKGTLMSIVGSDEAKMPDTLKEPAAAVKGAKTVWAVQYRQWYKAMQKNIEGALTSLLNKELTPEQFCDRCEAEAEKVRKDDSIAKYKVQ from the coding sequence GTGCGTTTTCTGCCTCTTTTGACCCTGTCCTTCGCCGTCGTGTTGTCCGGGTGCGCCCCGTCAGGGCAAGGCGGTGACCCTGGGGCCTCGTCGACGAAACCGGGCGCGACGGGCAGCGGAGAACTGAAGGGCGACCTTGAAGTCGTGGCCTTTAAGGGTGGCTACGACGTCGACTTCTATTCTCAGGCGGGGAAGGAGTTTCAAGACAAGCATCCGGGCCTGAACGTCAAGGTCGACGGCGATCCGCACATTTGGGAAAAGATCCGCCCACGAATGGTGAGCGGCGACACGCCGGACATCATGTTCCCGGGTTGGGACATGGACCAGTGGGGGCTCGTCCAGGACGGCCAGTTGATGGAGCTTGACGCTGCTCTCGACTCTCCGGCGTTCGACGGCAAGACGAAGTGGCGCGACACGTTCGACCCGAACGTCCTCAAGCTTTGTCAGAAAGACGGCAAGACGTACATGTTGCCGCTGTACGTCATGGTGCTCGGATGGTGGTACGACCCCGGCGTCTTCGCAAAGAACGGATGGGCGCCGCCGAAAACGTACGGCGAACTGCTCGCTCTGTGCGAGAAGGTCAAGGCCAAGGGGATGGCTCCGATCACGTACCAAGGGCAGTACCCCTATTACATGATCGAAGGCATGCTGCTCCCATGGGCGGCTTCTGTGGGCGGCGTCGACGCCGTCAAGGCCGCCCAGAACCTCGAGCCCGGTGCCTGGAAGTCGCCGTCGATGCTCCAGGCCGCCAAGATGATCGCAGAACTCCGTGACAAGGGCTACTTCTTGGAAGGCTCGACGGGCATGAGCCACACGGAAGCGCAGACTCAGTTCCTGAACGGAAAAGCGGCCATGATCCCGTGCGGATCGTGGCTTGAAGCCGAGATGAAGAAGGTCACGCCCCCTGGCGTCACGATGAGGTTCTTCAACGCGCCGGTCGTCGAGGGCGGGCAAGGAGACCCGACGGCGGTCCTGATCGGGATCGAACCGTGGATGATCCCGGCCAAGGCCAAGAACCCTGACGCGGCGGTCGCCTATTACAAGTACATGACCTCGCTCGAAAAGGCCAAGCAGTTCGTCGAGCAAAAGGGGACGTTGATGTCGATCGTAGGCTCTGACGAAGCGAAGATGCCGGACACTCTCAAAGAGCCGGCCGCCGCCGTCAAAGGCGCAAAGACGGTGTGGGCGGTCCAGTACCGTCAGTGGTACAAGGCGATGCAGAAGAACATCGAAGGAGCCCTGACGTCGCTCTTGAACAAGGAACTCACGCCCGAGCAGTTTTGCGACCGTTGCGAAGCAGAGGCCGAGAAAGTGCGGAAGGACGACAGCATCGCCAAGTACAAGGTGCAGTAG
- a CDS encoding Gfo/Idh/MocA family oxidoreductase produces MLKIGLVGCGFMGRMHANVYSTLPDVRLDVAYDSAPDKLSSYCSEFGCRSSNSLEELLASDVDAVDICLPTYLHASTTVQAARASKHVFCEKPMAMTDEEARSMIAACDKAGKALMIGHCIRFWPEYVELKNMVDDGRYGRLLSASFVRYGEFPSWSTDNWLADESKAGGGVLDMHIHDTDFAHFLLGTPDTVVSSGNIDGTGPCYVHTTMTFGETVVHLEGGWNLPPKTPFRMAFRAVFERGAAIMDGGPLTVYSHDHEPRTPEFPKMQASGGGNISDLGGYYHELRYFVDRVASGLPLETVTPESSRTSLVTTLSEIGQIKARYADLAAAMKS; encoded by the coding sequence ATGTTGAAGATCGGTCTCGTCGGATGCGGGTTCATGGGCCGCATGCATGCGAACGTGTATTCGACGTTGCCCGACGTGCGTCTGGACGTCGCCTATGACTCCGCCCCAGACAAGCTCTCGTCCTATTGCTCGGAGTTCGGCTGCCGGAGCTCGAACTCGTTGGAGGAGCTCCTCGCTTCCGACGTCGACGCCGTCGATATCTGCCTCCCGACGTACCTCCACGCTTCGACGACGGTCCAAGCCGCACGGGCGTCCAAGCACGTGTTCTGCGAAAAGCCGATGGCCATGACCGACGAGGAGGCGCGTTCCATGATCGCCGCTTGCGACAAGGCGGGGAAGGCCTTGATGATCGGGCACTGCATCAGGTTTTGGCCGGAATACGTCGAGCTCAAGAACATGGTCGACGACGGCCGCTACGGCCGCCTTCTCTCGGCCTCGTTCGTCCGCTACGGGGAGTTCCCCTCGTGGTCGACGGACAATTGGCTCGCGGACGAGTCCAAAGCAGGTGGCGGCGTCCTCGACATGCACATCCATGACACGGACTTCGCCCACTTCCTTTTGGGGACGCCGGACACGGTGGTCAGCTCGGGGAACATCGACGGAACGGGGCCGTGCTACGTCCACACGACGATGACGTTCGGCGAAACGGTCGTACATCTTGAAGGCGGGTGGAACCTGCCTCCCAAGACGCCGTTCCGGATGGCCTTCCGGGCCGTTTTCGAACGTGGCGCGGCGATCATGGACGGAGGCCCGTTGACCGTTTACTCTCACGACCATGAACCACGGACTCCCGAGTTCCCCAAGATGCAAGCGTCCGGTGGCGGCAACATCAGCGACTTGGGCGGCTACTACCACGAGCTCCGGTACTTCGTCGACCGCGTGGCGTCCGGCTTGCCGCTCGAGACCGTGACCCCCGAATCCTCGCGGACCAGCCTCGTCACGACGTTGTCGGAAATCGGTCAGATCAAGGCCCGTTACGCGGACCTGGCCGCAGCGATGAAGTCCTGA